One stretch of Gemmatimonadota bacterium DNA includes these proteins:
- the nagB gene encoding glucosamine-6-phosphate deaminase has translation MKICDTPDDVARAAASEIAAFIRQKPDAVLGLATGSTPVRTYAELVRENRRGLSFSRLTTFNLDEYWGLDGTHPQSYRYFMNRAFFDGTDIQLWNTHVPNGTAVDADLECEAFENRIRACGDVDLWLLGIGRNGHIAFNEPGSAPDSRTRLVDLTESTIAANSRFFERVEDVPKQALTAGIATICEARRILLLATGTDKAKAIARAVQGIPHPSCPASFLQTHSDCTFILDRGAACEV, from the coding sequence GTGAAAATTTGCGATACGCCCGATGATGTGGCCCGCGCCGCTGCATCGGAAATTGCCGCGTTTATTCGCCAGAAGCCAGATGCTGTGCTCGGTTTGGCAACGGGATCAACACCAGTGAGGACGTATGCCGAACTCGTGCGGGAGAACCGGAGGGGGCTGAGTTTTTCGCGTTTGACTACTTTTAATCTCGATGAGTACTGGGGGCTTGATGGCACGCATCCGCAGAGTTATCGCTATTTTATGAATCGCGCGTTTTTTGACGGTACTGATATTCAACTTTGGAATACGCATGTGCCCAATGGGACAGCAGTGGATGCCGATCTCGAGTGCGAGGCTTTTGAGAACAGGATACGGGCGTGTGGCGATGTGGATTTGTGGTTGCTCGGCATTGGTCGCAATGGACATATTGCTTTTAACGAGCCCGGTAGCGCGCCCGATTCTCGCACCCGTCTGGTCGATTTGACCGAGAGTACGATTGCGGCGAATAGTCGCTTTTTCGAGCGTGTTGAAGATGTGCCCAAACAGGCACTCACCGCGGGGATTGCCACGATTTGCGAGGCGAGGCGGATTCTTCTTTTGGCGACGGGTACGGATAAGGCGAAAGCGATTGCTCGCGCTGTTCAAGGTATCCCTCATCCATCTTGCCCGGCGAGTTTTTTACAGACACATTCGGATTGTACGTTTATTTTAGATAGAGGGGCGGCCTGTGAAGTGTGA